The following coding sequences lie in one Musa acuminata AAA Group cultivar baxijiao chromosome BXJ1-8, Cavendish_Baxijiao_AAA, whole genome shotgun sequence genomic window:
- the LOC135587227 gene encoding histone H3.2, which translates to MARTKQTARKSTGGKAPRKQLATKAARKSAPATGGVKKPHRFRPGTVALREIRKYQKSTELLIRKLPFQRLVREIAQDFKTDLRFQSSAVAALQEAAEAYLVGLFEDTNLCAIHAKRVTIMPKDIQLARRIRGERA; encoded by the coding sequence ATGGCGAGGACGAAACAGACCGCCCGGAAGTCCACCGGGGGCAAGGCCCCGCGGAAGCAGCTGGCGACGAAGGCGGCGCGGAAGTCGGCGCCGGCGACCGGGGGCGTGAAGAAGCCCCACCGCTTCCGCCCGGGGACGGTGGCGCTGAGGGAGATCCGCAAGTACCAGAAGAGCACGGAGCTGCTCATCCGCAAGTTGCCGTTCCAGCGTCTCGTCCGGGAGATCGCGCAGGACTTCAAGACGGACCTGCGGTTCCAGAGCTCCGCGGTGGCGGCCCTACAGGAGGCGGCGGAGGCCTACCTCGTCGGCCTCTTCGAGGACACCAACCTTTGCGCCATCCACGCCAAGCGGGTCACCATCATGCCCAAGGACATCCAGCTCGCTCGCCGGATCCGCGGGGAGAGGGCTTGA
- the LOC135582426 gene encoding fructose-1,6-bisphosphatase, cytosolic isoform X1, whose product MDHEAEAHRTDLMTITRYVLNEQSRHQESRGDFTILLSHIVLGCKFVCSAVNKAGLAKLIGLAGETNVQGEEQKKLDVLSNEVFVKALISSGRTVSLKAILLGFVDPVLLIQLGRHVLIWIQSTSQCILVSEEDEEATFVDPSLRGKYCVVFDPLDGSSNIDCGVSIGTIFGVYMVKDKDNVTLDEVLQPGKNMLAAGYCMYGSSCTLVLSTGSGVNGFTLDPSLGEFILTHPDIKIPKKGKIYSVNEGNAKNWDGPTTKYVEKCKFPKDGDSPKSLRYIGSMVADVHRTLLYGGIFLYPADKKSPNGKLRVLYEVFPMSFLMEQAGGQAFTGKQRALDLVPTKIHQRSPIFLGSYDEVEEIKALYAAEENTA is encoded by the exons ATGGATCACGAGGCGGAGGCGCATCGGACGGACCTGATGACGATCACGAGGTACGTGCTGAACGAGCAGTCGAGGCACCAGGAATCACGCGGCGACTTCACCATCCTGCTTTCCCACATCGTCCTCGGCTGCAAGTTCGTCTGTTCCGCCGTCAACAAG GCTGGGCTGGCTAAGCTCATAGGACTTGCTGGAGAGACGAATGTTCAG GGAGAGGAGCAAAAGAAGCTTGATGTGCTTTCGAATGAAGTCTTTGTCAAAGCTTTGATAAGCAGTGGCCGGACTGTGAGTCTTAAAGCAATTCTTCTTGGTTTTGTGGATCCTGTTTTGCTGATTCAGCTTGGAAGACATGTGCTCATTTGGATTCAATCTACTTCACAGTGCATCCTGGTGTCGGAGGAGGATGAAGAGGCAACTTTTGTGGATCCATCGCTACGTGGAAA ATATTGTGTTGTCTTTGATCCTCTAGATGGTTCTTCGAACATTGATTGTGGTGTCTCTATTGGAACG ATATTTGGCGTTTACATGGTTAAAGATAAGGACAATGTAACCCTAGACGAGGTACTGCAACCAGGGAAGAATATGCTAGCAGCTGGCTATTGCATGTATGGAAGTTCTTGCACG CTTGTACTGAGCACCGGGAGTGGTGTCAATGGTTTCACTCTAGATCCATCTCTTGGGGAATTCATACTGACCCATCCAGATATTAAG ATACCGAAGAAGGGCAAAATATATTCAGTGAATGAAGGAAATGCCAAGAATTGGGATGGGCCTACAACAAA GTATGTGGAGAAATGCAAGTTCCCCAAGGATGGAGACTCACCAAAATCTCTGAGATATATTGGAAG CATGGTTGCCGATGTACATCGTACACTGCTTTATGGAGGCATCTTTTTATACCCTGCGGATAAGAAGAGTCCAAATGGGAAACTACG TGTTCTATATGAAGTATTTCCAATGTCATTCCTGATGGAACAAGCAGGGGGTCAAGCTTTTACTGGCAAGCAACGG GCTCTCGATTTGGTTCCCACGAAGATACATCAGAGGTCGCCCATCTTTCTTGGCAGCTATGATGAGGTCGAGGAAATCAAAGCACTGTATGCTGCTGAGGAGAACACTGCTTAA
- the LOC135582426 gene encoding fructose-1,6-bisphosphatase, cytosolic isoform X2, producing the protein MDHEAEAHRTDLMTITRYVLNEQSRHQESRGDFTILLSHIVLGCKFVCSAVNKAGLAKLIGLAGETNVQGEEQKKLDVLSNEVFVKALISSGRTCILVSEEDEEATFVDPSLRGKYCVVFDPLDGSSNIDCGVSIGTIFGVYMVKDKDNVTLDEVLQPGKNMLAAGYCMYGSSCTLVLSTGSGVNGFTLDPSLGEFILTHPDIKIPKKGKIYSVNEGNAKNWDGPTTKYVEKCKFPKDGDSPKSLRYIGSMVADVHRTLLYGGIFLYPADKKSPNGKLRVLYEVFPMSFLMEQAGGQAFTGKQRALDLVPTKIHQRSPIFLGSYDEVEEIKALYAAEENTA; encoded by the exons ATGGATCACGAGGCGGAGGCGCATCGGACGGACCTGATGACGATCACGAGGTACGTGCTGAACGAGCAGTCGAGGCACCAGGAATCACGCGGCGACTTCACCATCCTGCTTTCCCACATCGTCCTCGGCTGCAAGTTCGTCTGTTCCGCCGTCAACAAG GCTGGGCTGGCTAAGCTCATAGGACTTGCTGGAGAGACGAATGTTCAG GGAGAGGAGCAAAAGAAGCTTGATGTGCTTTCGAATGAAGTCTTTGTCAAAGCTTTGATAAGCAGTGGCCGGACT TGCATCCTGGTGTCGGAGGAGGATGAAGAGGCAACTTTTGTGGATCCATCGCTACGTGGAAA ATATTGTGTTGTCTTTGATCCTCTAGATGGTTCTTCGAACATTGATTGTGGTGTCTCTATTGGAACG ATATTTGGCGTTTACATGGTTAAAGATAAGGACAATGTAACCCTAGACGAGGTACTGCAACCAGGGAAGAATATGCTAGCAGCTGGCTATTGCATGTATGGAAGTTCTTGCACG CTTGTACTGAGCACCGGGAGTGGTGTCAATGGTTTCACTCTAGATCCATCTCTTGGGGAATTCATACTGACCCATCCAGATATTAAG ATACCGAAGAAGGGCAAAATATATTCAGTGAATGAAGGAAATGCCAAGAATTGGGATGGGCCTACAACAAA GTATGTGGAGAAATGCAAGTTCCCCAAGGATGGAGACTCACCAAAATCTCTGAGATATATTGGAAG CATGGTTGCCGATGTACATCGTACACTGCTTTATGGAGGCATCTTTTTATACCCTGCGGATAAGAAGAGTCCAAATGGGAAACTACG TGTTCTATATGAAGTATTTCCAATGTCATTCCTGATGGAACAAGCAGGGGGTCAAGCTTTTACTGGCAAGCAACGG GCTCTCGATTTGGTTCCCACGAAGATACATCAGAGGTCGCCCATCTTTCTTGGCAGCTATGATGAGGTCGAGGAAATCAAAGCACTGTATGCTGCTGAGGAGAACACTGCTTAA